GAATTTATCTAAATGATCTAGTTCCAGGAATAAAACCAACAAACAAAAGAAAAGAAGAAACAATAGATAAAAAATTAAATAAAAAATATCAACACAACAACACAACAACACAAAAAAAAGAACACAACAACATAGAAAAAGATAAAGAAGAAATAATAGAACTATACGATGCAGGATTTACAACAAAAGAAATTAAGACACACTATGAAAACCAATACACAACAGGACAACTAGCAGGAATAAAAAAACACATCACAATGGGCACTTACAAAAAAACACTTTGCGAAAAAACAAACTAATTCTCGAAAAACAAACGAAAAAACGCACACAACAAAAATAATAGATTTAAAAAAAACAAAAAAATAATGAAAAAAACAAATACAATAGAACTACCACTAATAGATAAATTTCTAATAAATTATGCAACACTCATAGACAACGTAGACATGTATACAGGACCCTTCTTTGAAGCAAAAATGTTCACAGAATCAGAAACATTCCACCAATTAGCAACAGCAACAAGAATAGCAGAATACACACTAAAAATACCATTTATACTCACATACCTAGCAAGAACAAAAGATCTAAACTCAATAACAGAATGGATCCCAAAAGAAATATTCGCAATATCAGTACCCTACGGCGGAATACTTCAAATATTTAGAAGATATGAAAAAAGAGTAAAAGACCACTATAACATAAAATAGTAAAAAATCACAAAAATAAACCTTGCATCTTAAAAAAAATAAAACTAAACAAGATTACCTACTTGCATCTGCCTGTCTTTCTAATTCAAGCTTCTTAGAAACAGCAACACTTGAAGGCTGAGCATTATACGCATTAATTATCTCATCAGCCAAAGCACTTTCAACAGCCCTTTTACTATTAAAACTTTTCTGCCGAGCACTCTGAGCAAACAACCTAAGAACAATATCAATTCTCCTCTGAGGAGCACACTCAACCGCCTTAGGATATCTCGCGCCACCATATTCAATAGTAACAATCTCTTCCCGAGGCGCCGCAGTCTCAATAGCCTTAGTTAAAACTTCAATCGGATTAGACTTAGTTTTCTGTTCAATAATCTCTAAAGCCCTCTCAACAACATCATAAGCCTTCTGAGCCTTACCAGTATAATGACCACTACTAATAAAATGCTTTTTAGACTTGTGACCAGTAACCATCATCTTATTAATAAGTCTCTCAACAATAAAAATCTTAGATTTGTGAAATTTATTACCTGCATATCTAGCACCAGTCTTAGGAACAATAACCGCTTCAGTAGACAAATATCTACTAAGTCCAAGATCCTCAACTTTAATCTTGCTCGCATCCCATCTGTTAAATGCTAGTACGCCATTCATGATTCTCTGGAATCATAATCCATTTATAAACCTTGTGCTTTTAGAAAAAAAACACAATCATAAAGATTTATAAATAATCAATCAGTCCACAACAATATGCCAAAAAAAGTCATAAAAAAAACAACTGAAAAGAAAAAGACTCCTAAAACAAAAACAACAAAAAACAAAAAAACAGAAAGCAAAGAAGAAAAAGGAACACAACCAGAAGTGAACATAGGACTCATAGGACACGTAGACCACGGAAAAACAACACTAACAGAAAGACTAAGTGGAAAATGGACAGACACTCACAGCGAAGAAATAAAAAGAGGCATAACAATAAAACTAGGATACGCAGACTCAACATTCTACAAATGCCCTAAATACAAACAATACACAGTAAAAGAAAAATGCCATGACTGCAACGGAGAAAAAACAGAGTACATAAGGAAAGTAAGCTTTGTAGATGCACCAGGACACGAATCACTCATGGCAACAATGCTAGCAGGTGCAACCGTAATGGATGGAGCAATACTTTTAATAGCAGCAAATGAACAATGCCCACAACCACAAACAAGAGAACACCTAATGGCACTACAAATGGCAGGCATAAAAAACATAGTAATAGCGCAAAACAAAATAGATTTAACAGATGATGAAAGAATTCTAAAAAACTACAAACAAATAAAAGAATTTCTAAAAGGAACCGAATATGAAAATGCGCCAATAATACCTATAAGCGCGCAAAGAGGAGTAAACATACAATACTTAATAGACGCCATTGAAGAAAACATAAAAACACCACAAAGAGATCCCACGAAAGAACCAAGATTTCTTATTGCAAGAAGCTTTGATATAAACAAACCAGGATACAAACCAGAAAAAATAATGGGAGGAATATTAGGAGGAGCACTAAAACAAGGAAAACTCAAAAAAGGAGATCGAATAGAAATAAGACCTGGAAGAATCCTAGAAGAAGCAAACCAATTAGTCTCAAAACCAATATTCACTAAAATAATAAGCATCAACAGCGGAGGCCTTGAATTTGATGAAATAACGCCAGGAGGATCAACAGGAATAATGACTGAATTAGATCCAAGCGTTGTAAAATCAGACAGCTTAGTTGGAAATGTA
This DNA window, taken from Candidatus Woesearchaeota archaeon, encodes the following:
- a CDS encoding 30S ribosomal protein S7; this encodes MNGVLAFNRWDASKIKVEDLGLSRYLSTEAVIVPKTGARYAGNKFHKSKIFIVERLINKMMVTGHKSKKHFISSGHYTGKAQKAYDVVERALEIIEQKTKSNPIEVLTKAIETAAPREEIVTIEYGGARYPKAVECAPQRRIDIVLRLFAQSARQKSFNSKRAVESALADEIINAYNAQPSSVAVSKKLELERQADASR
- a CDS encoding translation initiation factor IF-2 subunit gamma, giving the protein MPKKVIKKTTEKKKTPKTKTTKNKKTESKEEKGTQPEVNIGLIGHVDHGKTTLTERLSGKWTDTHSEEIKRGITIKLGYADSTFYKCPKYKQYTVKEKCHDCNGEKTEYIRKVSFVDAPGHESLMATMLAGATVMDGAILLIAANEQCPQPQTREHLMALQMAGIKNIVIAQNKIDLTDDERILKNYKQIKEFLKGTEYENAPIIPISAQRGVNIQYLIDAIEENIKTPQRDPTKEPRFLIARSFDINKPGYKPEKIMGGILGGALKQGKLKKGDRIEIRPGRILEEANQLVSKPIFTKIISINSGGLEFDEITPGGSTGIMTELDPSVVKSDSLVGNVVGLPDKLPPVWNELELQLSLLERVVGSQEELKVENVKIGEVLMLNVNSAATVGQVIEISKNKAKCKLRLPVCAEKEARVAISRRIGTRFRLIGFGIIQ